GAAACagtccccccaaaaaacaaactgcagtcattttcttttgtctaaAACCTCGCGGATCAGCTAAGACATCTATCTCACAGAAGACCCTCCAATTTCCATAAAGACAGTCATAGCAGCCTTCTAAATTAAATCCTAAAATTACTCACTCTGGAATGTTGCTTTTGACctgtcatttaaaaagaaatactgcGGGGCACCTCCAATGAATTCAATTCGAGGTTTTCTAACTCAGCAAGCAGTGTACTTTGTAGAGGCACAGACTGCACTTCCTGAGTTGGTTCTAAGCTAGTTAGCCCAGAGACAGGTCCTGTCCCTCAATAGCCACACCTCCTTGCTTTATTGTCTTTCCTCGCTTCAATACACAACACTACAAGAAACGTTGGGAAATGTTTGCTTTTGTCCAGTTGGTAAAAATCGGCCATTTTAATTTAGTTCGCTCTAAAGTTATCAAACTTTTGTTCACAAGGCGAATATatttttgccaaaaaaaaaaaaaaaaagaccggtTCGTAATGTATCCCGCTTATTCATAAGGGCGTCAACCACTCCTATGAAATACAGGACTCTCTCAAAGGAAAATAACAGTCATATGACAGCAGCATGCTTCCACCCTTTAATGCATTTGGAGTTCCAGACCTAATTTCAATGGGGATGCTTATTAAAAGTCCCACCAGTGTCTACTCTTAATTTAAAAGTGAACAGCTCAGCCCGCTTCTTTCATTCAACCCGCCATCCTAGGTGGTGCATCTTGTTGCCTGCACTACAGAGTGGGGCTCCACAGGCACCTGGGCGGAGCGGTGTGTAGGTGGGTTTGGGAGTCCTTCCCCCAGCCACGGCTGCGGAGGACCCCCTACCCACCGCGGCCCAGGAGCCTCCACGCCCGCTCACCTAGTTCCGGAGCAAGAACGTCCTCTCCACAGCTGAGAAGCGGCCGCGTAGTGCGCACAGAACTAGCTCACTCAGATCCCGCAGacgtggcccaggctggcttccggCGTGATGCCCCACCCCACAACCAATCACGACGAAGAGGGTCCGCAAACCCCGCCCCCGGACCAGGCCCCGCCCCGGCCAATCGCAAGGAGTAGGCCTCTCTGGCTCCGCCCCATGCAccaagccacgcccccagccGTCCTCGCGCAGCTCGCACCCGCGGAACTGTGGCTGCGGTTCGGAGCGGGTTCGGGGCCTGCTTGCCTTGAATGAACTGGAAGGGTGAGGCCGCGGCGGTCGAGGCGGGCCGAGGGTTAGCGCCCGGGGTGGGCAGCTGCGCCTTTTAGCCTGGGCCCTGGGGGAACCCCAGATAACGGGAGCGTTGACGTCCCTACGACCACCGAGATCACCTCCCAGCCCACCCCCTGGGCAGGCAGCCGAGGGCAAAGCCACCCCCTTGGTTCCTCACCTGCTTAGCCTTAGGTGTCATTTTATTAAGCGGCTGAGACACTCTGCCCCCGCGCCCCCCCGCCCGGCCCCGTCCCCGCGCCCCAGCCCCGAAGCGGCCATCTGTACCTGCGCAAGCTGCTGCACTCCACTGCGGTCTAGGGAGGCTGTCCTCCACGGGGTCTGCGGATGCAGCCTGGCGGCCTCCCCTCCGCACTGCAGGCATCCCCcgcaccaccaccccgccccctgcGGCTTCCAGCTCCGCTCAGATCAGAGATCTGAGTGGGATTCCTGGGCAGGCCTCTGCTTTCCCCAGGATTTGAGGCTAGCCGGGAGTACAGGTGTTTGCAACCACCTGCCATGAAATGTATCACTGCAACACCTGTTGAAAGCGCAGAGTCCTTGAATGGCCGGCCAGGATGGTGAAAGAGACTAGGAATCTGGGTTGTGATGGAGCATTTTAAAGGTTGTGGTGCATACTAGATTTGGGGCTCAGGAGAGAAATCTAAACAGTTCAAGCGTCTGGGTGTGTACCCCTAGCTCTCTGCAAACAGTGGAACTGTCTCCTAGAAAAGGGACCTTGGGAAAATTTCCTGGACACCTGGCTGTCATTTACAAACCCACCGCTTTCTGGGCCTTTGCAGGTTTCCAAGCAGGTCGATTCGGAGACATGTCAGCGTCGATAAAAGAAAGCCTTCAGCTTCAGCTGCTGGAGATGGAAATGCTGGTTTCTATGTTCCCTAACCAAGGAGAATTAAAACTTGAAGATGTGAACGCCCTAAGGAACATAAAGAGGTACCTGGAAGGCACTAGGGAGGCGCTCCCGCCCAACATCGAATTTGTGATCTCACTCCAAATAGAGGAGCCCAAGGTGGGTGCTTTTATCTGTCCCATATGTTTCTAGGTGCCTATGCTCTGTGTGTtgggctttgcttttctttctttcttttctttttttttttttttttttttcctttttttttttttctttttgttgttgttgttgttgaactcttttcctttattaatcacattacagcctgatcccagccccctccctcctctcctctcagtcccaccctcatgcctccTCCCCTCAattttccccctccttcttctgagagaaagggaggccccacCCAGGGGTACTAACCCACACTGGCATctcaagtcccagcaggactaAGGTTatcttctcccattgaggcctgacaaggcagcccagctaggggaaagggatccaaagagaggcaacagagtcagagacgacagcccctactcccattgttaggggacccacatgttcaCCAGGCTGTagaaggtctaggtccagcccatgtatgttctttggttgttgggtcagtctctatgagccccccacgggcccaggttagtttactcagTAGGTCTTCTTGCAAGGTATGTGCAGGTTTTAATACGTATGAGTGTTTTGGCctcatgtacatctgtgcaccatgtgcatgcagtgcccctgaggccagaggagggcagaaCTGAACATGGGGACTTGGAATGGagactgggtcctctgcaagagcagccaatgctcttagtcgctgtgccatctccagccccaggtgacCACTTTTTTAACTAAGAAACACAGTGCTTGAGCTTGACAGTTTCAAATGTGCAGCCCATTACTTGTGTGGAAGGAAAGTGTACCAAAACGCGAGATGCTCCATAAACTCTAACTACCTGAATCTTACATAAAGACATATACCTTTTTAACAAACATGCCTATGTTTGTTAACATATGACAATATCTTGCATACTTATTATCATTTTTGTTCTGTGCCCTCATCCAGTTTGATACCAACCCAACTGTTGGAATATGGCCTTCTGCATAGATGATGACTTTCACAAACCTAGGTACTGCCTGTAACACAGGCTTAACtccatcttctggctcctttctcCCTAGAACATTAGCATAACTTAGGTACCTCATGGCTAGGCATTTGAGAACTAACTTTCTAGCTCCTTTGCACACTCATCCTTCACTTCATCCCCTCAGAGCAGGTAtactgcctccccagggctgctttttttttatttcattgattacACACCTTCAGTGGAACCTTGAATGTCTCCCATGGTACATTACTGCTTCTCAAATTGGAATTCAATTCTTGCTTTGTGTGGGCACTGTTTACTGTCTCCTTCACTAGGCTCTAGTCTAAGGCGGAAATCGTGTCTGACTTCATCTCTTTCTTACCCAGCACATGTGGCTGGTCAACAGTGATGATTAGACAACCTGGCTGCATAACCTGGTCTGTAGCTGGCACAGAATAGTCTCTATAACTGTTCCTGTCATAACCGTGCAGGGGCCATGATAAACTGGCTGGTgtggttttgtggtatttaaaTCTATGTGGCTTTTATTTTAAGGTGACGATTGACTTGCAAGTGACCATGCCTCACAGCTACCCAGACGTGGCTCTGCAGCTGTTTGGACGGTCACCAGAGCTTGACAGGCAGCAGCAGCTTCTCCTCAACCAAGATCTCACTGCTTACCTACGGACCTTTGATCCAGGcgagctgtgtgtctgtgcagcgATCCAGTGGCTGCAAGACAACAGCGCATCCTACTTCCTCACCAAGAAGCTGTCGGATGAGCCGTCCGCACAAGCAAAGCCAGTTAAGAACACCTTCCTCCGCATGTGGATCTACAGCCACCACATCTATCagcaggacctcaggaagaagaTTCTGGAAGTGGGGAAAAGGTTAGATGTGACTGGCTTTTGCATGACGGGAAAGCCTGGTATCATCTGTGTGGAGGGCTTCAAGGATCAGTGTGAGGAGTTCTGGCACACCATCAGGTACCCCAACTGGAAACACATCTCCTGCAAGCACGCTGAGAGCATGGAGACAGAGGGGACTGGGGAAGAC
This genomic stretch from Acomys russatus chromosome 32, mAcoRus1.1, whole genome shotgun sequence harbors:
- the Rwdd2a gene encoding RWD domain-containing protein 2A; amino-acid sequence: MNWKGFQAGRFGDMSASIKESLQLQLLEMEMLVSMFPNQGELKLEDVNALRNIKRYLEGTREALPPNIEFVISLQIEEPKVTIDLQVTMPHSYPDVALQLFGRSPELDRQQQLLLNQDLTAYLRTFDPGELCVCAAIQWLQDNSASYFLTKKLSDEPSAQAKPVKNTFLRMWIYSHHIYQQDLRKKILEVGKRLDVTGFCMTGKPGIICVEGFKDQCEEFWHTIRYPNWKHISCKHAESMETEGTGEDLRLFRSFEELLLDAHGDYGLRNDYHMNLGQFLEFLRKHKSEHVFQILFGIESKSSES